The window TTAGCAGAGTAAACCATTGTTTTatagtctttcctttcctttcccttccctctctttcaagAAAGTAATTCCACtcatatttaaatttattcaaaattattaatggatttgaactcaggtctccctgattctgtTCATCCCTCTACTTGGTTGTCAGAAAGAATCCAAAGGAAAGCCTTTGGTGTGCTTACTAGTTCCTCTATTGAGACATTAGAGAAgcctgagattaaaaaaaaaaatcacaggatgaAAAGGCATGTTGGGTTGTGATTTGCAGTGGTTAAGGAAATATGAGATCTCAGATCCTTCAAAGTATTGAAGCAAATCCAAAGAGTAATCTCATGGTCATCTTCCCCTTCAAATAATTCTCATGAACTTTAGCTAATTTTCAATTGTTCTAGGACTTTCCTCAGGGCATTTTTCATGTCCTTGTTGCGTAGACTGTAAATTAGAGGGTTTAAGAGAGGAGTTACTACTGCGTACACCAGTGTGACAATCTTTTGCATCCCAGATGGATTCCCAGATGTTGGGCTTACATACATCACCATGAGGGTGCCATAGAATAGAGACACAACCACCAGATGGGATCCACATGTGGAGAAGGCTTTACGCCGGCCAGCACCAGAGGGAACACGCAAAACAGCTCTGAGGACCAGGGTGTAGGATCCAAGGATGGAGAGGAATGGTCCAAAGATAATCATGGAGTTGAAGGTGTAGCAGATGAGTTTAATAAGAGGAGCAGGTACACAGATGAGTGCAAATAATGGGCCTGGGTCACAGACAAAGTGGTCAATGATGTTAGGGCCACAGAAGGGCAGCTGGGATATAAGAGCAATGGGAACTGGGTAACAAAGGAATCCACTCACCCAACAGGCAGATATCAGGGTGGCACAGAACCTCCCTGTCATGATGGTGGGGTAGTGTAGTGGTCGGCAGATGGCTAGGTACCGATCATATGCCATGACTGATAGGAAGAAACACTCTGTAGTACCcagggagaaaaagaagtagaACTGGAAGAAGCAGCCAGAGAAGGAGATGGTTTTGGTCTCAGATAGGAAGTTGGCCAACATGTTGGGAACAGTAGAAGACACATACCATATTTCAAGGAAAGCAAAGTTCCCCAAGAGGATGTACATGGGTGTGTGGAGCTGCCTGTCCCACTTCACTGCACAGACAATGGCTCCATTCCCCAACAAAGTCAGGATGTATACCACTAAgatcaaggagaagaggagattCTGCATTTCCCTGTGACCAGGAAAACCCAGGAGGACAAACTCAGTCACAGTGTGTGTGATTGACTGGTTAGGTTCCAAAACTGTGGAAAAGATAGACAAAAATGACACAAACTGTCTTGTTTCCAAGTAAGCATCCTAAGAGGAAAGTTTAAATTTCATGGGGAAGCACACTGGCCCATTCTGAAACTAGATGTCCTGTCCTTAGCTCCTATGGGACGTGCACACCCCAGTGGAAAGATTAGTATCAGGATTAAGCAGATTTCTGCTAAATTTGAAGGCAAACTGGTATCATAAATTTACTCCAGAATAGTGCCAGCTGTAGCTGATTTCTCACACTCCTGGCTGCCTTTCCAGCAGAACACATTTAGTCTTTACAAAGGACATGAACTCAGCAACCCAAGACGACCAGAGTTCATAGAATAATACATTTACAGCTACAAGGGATCTTTGAAGCTAATTtttcagctaaggaaactgaagcacaagggtgttaagtgacttgtccaaggaaaGATGGGTAGTAAGTAGCATAGCCAgtattcaaacccatgtcttctgatttcaaatccaacaatCTTTCCATAGTCATGTTGCCTTAAGAGT is drawn from Dromiciops gliroides isolate mDroGli1 chromosome 2, mDroGli1.pri, whole genome shotgun sequence and contains these coding sequences:
- the LOC122742866 gene encoding olfactory receptor 11H6 isoform X1 — encoded protein: MDDKRMNFVLEPNQSITHTVTEFVLLGFPGHREMQNLLFSLILVVYILTLLGNGAIVCAVKWDRQLHTPMYILLGNFAFLEIWYVSSTVPNMLANFLSETKTISFSGCFFQFYFFFSLGTTECFFLSVMAYDRYLAICRPLHYPTIMTGRFCATLISACWVSGFLCYPVPIALISQLPFCGPNIIDHFVCDPGPLFALICVPAPLIKLICYTFNSMIIFGPFLSILGSYTLVLRAVLRVPSGAGRRKAFSTCGSHLVVVSLFYGTLMVMYVSPTSGNPSGMQKIVTLVYAVVTPLLNPLIYSLRNKDMKNALRKVLEQLKIS
- the LOC122742866 gene encoding olfactory receptor 11H6 isoform X2, with the translated sequence MSSSRSITHTVTEFVLLGFPGHREMQNLLFSLILVVYILTLLGNGAIVCAVKWDRQLHTPMYILLGNFAFLEIWYVSSTVPNMLANFLSETKTISFSGCFFQFYFFFSLGTTECFFLSVMAYDRYLAICRPLHYPTIMTGRFCATLISACWVSGFLCYPVPIALISQLPFCGPNIIDHFVCDPGPLFALICVPAPLIKLICYTFNSMIIFGPFLSILGSYTLVLRAVLRVPSGAGRRKAFSTCGSHLVVVSLFYGTLMVMYVSPTSGNPSGMQKIVTLVYAVVTPLLNPLIYSLRNKDMKNALRKVLEQLKIS